GCACAACAGAACTGTGCATCGCGGCACATCAGGATGATATTGAGATTATGGCATACGGACCCATCGTTAGCTGTTACGGCAGGGAAGATAGGTGGTTTACAGGTGTTGTTGTGACAGACGGGGCCGGTTCTCCAAGAAGTGGGGTCTATGCAAATTATACCGACGAAGAAATGAAAAAGATCAGAGTGCAGGAGCAAATGGAAGCTGCGACAATTGGTAAATATGCCGCACAGTTTTTATTGGCTTATCCAAGCAGCTTTGTGAAGGATGCAAAAAACGATCTAGTAATAAAGGAACTTGCTGAATTGATTGAAATCTGTAATCCAGAAGTAGTTTATACACACAATTTTGCAGATAAACACGATACACATGTGGCTGTTGCCCTAAGAGTAATTGCGGCAATAAGGATGTTATCGAAAGAAAAGCGTCCTAAAAAGGTGTACTCTCTGGAAGTCTGGAGAGGGCTTGATTGGTTGTGTGATGAGGACAAAACCGTTTTTGACACATCTTCGCATCGAAACCTTGCCGCCGCCTTGCTTGGTGTTTATGACAGCCAAATTGCCGGAGGCAAGCGATATGATCTTGCTGTATTAGGTAGAAGAGCTGCAAATGCAACGTTTAGTGCGGATCATGCCACCGATGATAGTGATAGCATGTCATACGGATTAGACATTACTCCGCTGATAGAAAATGATTCTCTTGATATAACTGATTTTACCGTAAATTTCATATTGAAATTTAAAAGTGATGTTATAAATCGAATTGCTTCCTTTACAACTCCAAATCGGTTGGATGGGATTTTCTGAGCCAGTTATACTGAAGTACAGAAAAATCCCTCAGATGAGTCACTGAGGGATTTGATTTCTACAGATTGATAGGCATGGATAAGGCTGACTGACTTTGATTAACTGGACAACAAGATATACTCCATACAGGGATCTGAAAGCCCGATATAATCTTGAATGGACTCTTCTCGTTGCACATCAGGGTTTAATGAAAGCATGTGATCATCCTCAATCAAATGATAATATTTGGTAGAATAACTGATGCGCAAGCCGGACTGTTCAAGCTTGACGCGCAGAACCTCACCATAGCAGTTGGGTTTGCCGCCGGTGGGCTCTCCGACGAGTAGCGCATTGGTTTTGTTTTTCAGCGAGAAAACATTTAATAATGCAGAGGAAAACGTATCTCTTCCGATGATTACAAATAGTCTGCCCTGCTGGTTGATCTGATCACATTTTGATAATGCGTCAATGAATGGGTCAAGCAGGGTGGAGTTTCCACCGGTATTGTTTCTCATATCAATCACAAGTTTTTCGAGCTTATTCTCCCTGACCGCATCCAGGAGTCTTTCGCCGAAAGATTGAACAGATTCTTCCGACATCTCCTTACAGATATTATATTTGAAATACAGCGTCCTTGATTTTTTCAGAAATTCCATCCAATAGTAACGGTCTGGATTTTTTCTGAAGAGGGGAAGCTTGTCGGCAGGGAAAGCGGCGCGATTTTCGTTTAGCTGTGACTGATATTGGGACAATGGGCAGGAAGGCACAAACCAATCACCACCTTCCCCACTTTCGTTTTCATAAGTCAAAGTAAACCCATTCACTGAGCGGGCAAGCTTTAAGCCATACAGGTATTCTATAGCAGGCAGATATTTTGGAAGCATAGCCTTCCGATAGGAATGGTTTTCGTGAGAAATCATTGTGCTCATGATTGCAATGACGGTCTCTATCTCTACTCCGTCGATATGTGTAATCCTCTTATATCGCAGTATTTCATCTGTTTTTGCTGTATTGATCACACAAATACCATCTGAAAACCAATAAAACTCAAGAGGGCACAGATAGTAAACAGGGATATCGATGGAGGTATGGGCATCTCCTATAGAAGCAACAATCTTTGCGATTTCAGCGGTAATCATAGGAGGCTCTAAACGATTCAGCTCATTTCTTAGGGACTGAATCTTTTTCAAATAGTTTGATTCGTTCATCTGGAAATATAGATTTTTATGACGCTTGGGAAGTTCATATTGCAGGAAGTCCAACACTTCGAGCCATTTCTGATCTGCCTTTTTCTTCACGCTATTCTCCTACTAAATCAATTGAAAGCAACTATGCTTTGATCGCCCAACGCAACTTGGCAGAACGGGCTCGGCCATTGGTACTGCGCTCTTCTGCTGATGCCCGGATCGGTTCCTCTGCAATTTCACGATAAACTCCGTCGCGATAAAGACGCTGAAATGATTTTTTAACGAGGCGATCTTCCCCCGAGTGAAAGGAGAGGATGGCAACCCGTCCTCCTTCGGCAAGGGCGGAAGGCAGTTTTTCTAAAAACTCATAAAGCACTTTAAATTCATCGTTGACATCAATACGCAGTGCTTGGAAACATCTCTGACAAGCTTTCTTTATTTCTTCACTGCTGTTGCTGCCTGGTATGGTCTTCAAAGTGTTCTTGATGATCTGCTGAAGCTGGGTTGTAGTCGCGACAGCGGTTCCCTTTCTGATTTCAGAAACGATAGCCCGGGCGATTGCTTTTGCGTTTGGTTCATCTGAGTTCTCTCTTAGCAACCCTTCTAATTCATCCTGAGAAATGGTTTTTAAACGTTCTGCAGCGGATGTCCCTTTTTTTGGATTTAGTCTTAAATCCAAAGGACCTTCTGCCTTGAACGTGAAGCCTCGTTCCGGATTGTCTATTTGCATTGATGAGACACCCAAATCAGCCATGATGAAATTCAATGGTCCTGATTCAGCGATAATCTGATTGATGCTGGAGAAATTCATCTGCCGGATCGTCAGAATTTCCGCACCATAGCCTAAACTTTCTAAACGTGCCCTGGTACGCGGCAGTTCGATAGGGTCCACATCAATGGCATAAAGATGCCCTTTGAAATCCAGGCACTTGAGCATTTCCAGTGTATGGCCGCCATAACCAAGGGTTGCGTCCAGTCCCTTTTGTCCGGGGGTAATTTGCAGGAATTCCAATATTTCATCAACGCAGATGGAACGGTGCATGCCCGCAGGGGTGCTTCCCTTTTGAATGACCTTTTCCACTGTATCGGTGTATTTTTCGGGCTGCAGCTCTTTATATTTTTCCTGATATTTTTTGGGGTGCGTCCCCTTATATCGAATTCGCCGCTGATGTTTTTCCTCGTGATCCATTGCTTCCTCCAGCCTTTTTCTATTATTATAGCAAAAATATTATGAATACAGAGAAATTTTCTTCTATAATGGTAGGCAAAATCATAAGAGGGATGGTACTGGAATCCCCATCATATTTTTCTCCTTGACCTTTTCATGTCAATTATGAAGCGAGCTGGCCGAACGAGTGCGATTAGATTGACACAAAAGAGGTAAAATACTACAACTTCATATATTAAATATTACATTTGGAAAATTAAGGGTGAAAGTATATAGTATCATATAAAGAGAATATTCTTGTTGAGGTAAGCATCATTCATTAAAAGCTGAAACCGATCTTCAGCTATGTGGAATATTTACTAATTAACCAAGGGGGAATACATATGCGCAGATGATGCAAACATCACTAAATTACTTATTTCTAAGGTTACTTAATTGTATCGATTAACTACGGAGGAAAATAGAATGAAGGAGTACACCAGCGTACTCTACTGTTATTACAAGGAAATCGCGAAAGAAACAATAGAAGAACATATAAACAACTCAGAGATATTGTGGGATGAATCTTTTGTAGATCAATATGGTGCCGAGAACATTGCACAACTCAAACTACAAAATGAGCAATTTCTTTTGCAGCATATGAATAGTTTTGATGGCAATATGCTTCTGGCAGTTTCCGAAAAATCATTTACTACAACCTCTACGGTATTTGGCACGGCCAACCAAAAGCTATTCGATTTCAAGGTTACAACTCGGTTTGGTTATAATGGTACAGACGTACAATATTTATTACCGAGCTCTACAGGTACGATTTATAGCGGAGATTGGACTTACCAGGGTGTTGATTCTAGTTACAGCGGTCAAGTACTTTTTACGATACCCAATGTTGGTATTGCGGGTGATGTTGATAAAAAGGGTTTATTCAAGCGTGCCATTTTCCAGACTACTAGCTATACAATTATTCATCAGAGATGTCTCGGAGATGGAACTTATGTAGGGAATGTTATCTATTAAAAATCAGATATAAAATCAGATAAGAATCGACGAGGTTGAGGCTTCCAATGACTGAAAGTACCTGAGGAAGCCTCACGTTTATTCATTTCACATAATAAGTTTATAAGGTTAAAAAGACTAAGAGGAGGTTATGCAGGTGGACAAAAGAAAACTATTTTTTAGCATGATCACTTTTGCAATTATAATTGGAGTGAGTTTTTTGTACATTAATGCCAGCCAACTAACTTCTATCGATTACAATAGTATGGTTCAAGTAATTAATTCTATTGAGAATGATAGAGCAAAAGAGGTTGTGCTGGATTTATATTATGCTCCTGTTTATAGTACATCTACAACAAGCGAAGTAAAAGATGGAGATCAGCCAGAGACAGAGAAAGAGCAAGAAGACGCAAATGACAATGAGGAATTCAAAGAGGAAATTAAAAAGTTATCAGTAGTGTCAGGTGCGGAGCTAGAGGGAGAAGTGAAAAAAATCGTTGAAAAAATAGTGAGCGAGAATATAAAAAGAGATAATATCAGCTGGAATCCTGAATTTGTGGATAAATACATAAAAAAATATTGCCCCGAATATTTGCCCCTGATAGAAGAAAAATGATGGTGTAGAAATCCAAGAAAAATAAGAATGCAAGAGACCTGTAATATGGTCTCTTTGTTTATTTTTTGTTGATTTGAATTTTGTAGAATAATGTAGAATAAGCAATGTTAAATACAACTTTTATTTCTAACCATACGCTATAACCATTATGAAAAGAGGAGAAATGATTATGAAAAGAAGACTTAAACGCGGTTTGGCCATCCTGATCGCTTTGAGCATGATGCTGACGTTAGTGCCTGGCAGCGGCATGCAGAATGTATATGCGTCTGGCACAGATGTGCGCACTGATATGCTCGATCTGACCGAAGAATCTGTTACATATCGTACAAGCGGCGGTTTGGACAGCAGTGCAGATCCCCGAAATACCGATATTACAGACACGGCAGAGGGATGGTCCTGGCACTATCAGTCGAAAACGCTCACATTGGAAGGAATTAACCTAATCACCGTCGAAACGACAGCCCTCAGGCTGCCGGAGAATTCTACAATCGTGCTTGCCGAAGACAGCGACAACACAGTGACCAGTACATATGACAGCGACGTTGTTGGGGAGGCAGACTGCTTAGGAATTTCCTGTGAAGGGAATCTGACCATTGAGGGATCGGGTACGTTAAGTGTACAAAGCGGCAATACTGCAAATAATTATAGTTTGGCAATATACACGCCAAATGACCTTACCATTTCAGGAGGAACCATCAATGCGTCAGGAGGGGCTGCGTCTAGTTCGAGTACGGGCTTATACAGCCTCGGAACGATTAGTATCACTGGTGGAACCATAACTGCTGAAGGATCTTCTGAAGCGGGATATAGTTACGGTATATGCAGCTTAGCCAATCTCTCTATCACTGGAGGCACAATTGATGTGTCGGGAGGAGCTTCATCCTTGTCGAGCGTTGGATTGTATTGCGATGGCAACATGAGCATCACAGATGGAACCATAACTGCTGACGGAGCTTCTGATACAGGATATAGTTATGGCATATACAGTGTAGGGAACCTCTCTATTTCAGATGGTATAATCAACACGTCAGGAGGCGACGACACGCAATATAGCATGGGTATTTGTACAACAGGAGATTTCTCTGTTACTGGCGGAACTGTAACGGCTGTTGGCGGCGTCAATGCAGATGAAGTTAGTTATGGGATCTTAGTCAGTGCAGATTTAAAGAAAGCAATCACTACCTTTTCCGGCGGTACTGTATCTGCGTCGGGAGGTGACAACACACCGTATAGTATTGGAATATGTGGTGCTGGAGATACCACATTTACAGCAGGAACCATTGCTGCAACAGGAAATCTTGCTGCGGAAGAGAGCCATGGAATTGCGGTAACAGCTGGTTCGGCAATCTTTTCCGGCAGCGCTGTTTATGCAAAATCTAACGCAGACGCTCCTCTCGCTTACGCTGTATTTGCAACGCTTGGCATAACAGATGAGGATATGACAGTATTGCAGAAAGATTTAGAATCAGCTTACACCCAGCAGGTAACGAAAGAGAATGTGGAGAGCTTCTATACATACCTAACGGATAAGGGCACGATTGCGAATGATATCAGGATTACAGAGGGCAGTGCTGCTGTGTCAAGCAAGATAGTGGCAGGAATGATGGGGGCAGTTCTTCCTGGTACAGACACGATTACCGTTACACTGGCGGGCAGTACGTTCGCAAATCTCGCGCAAGGTGAGGATGTATCAGTCTGGTTCCATAATCTGCCTGAGGGTCTTTCTGTTACGGTTGGCAATGTTACGTCAGGCACCATAGAACTTGTTTTTTCAGGGACACCAGGTACCGTATCGAACGAAACGATTTCGATTACCATTCCAAAAGGAAAATTAAATACTGATAGTGATATTGAAGTTACAAAGAACAGCGATACAAAATTTGATATTACTCAGGAGGAGCCGAGGAAGACGATCCTCGATCTGACCGCCAACAATGTTACCTATCAGAAAGAAGGCGGAGGCACGGGAAGCGGAACACCAACCAGTTCTAGTATTACCAACACGGCAGAAGGCTGGCGGTGGTATAAAAACGCAGAGGAAAGCTATTCCGAAAATACACTGGTTTTAGACGGGATCAGCCTGATTACAGCCAATCAAATTGCGGTCAAGCTTCCTGCCGGCTCCACGATTGTACTTGCCGATGACAGTGAAAATTTCATCGAGAGCATCTTTGATGGAACCATCGCGACAAGCGGCATTACCTGCATGGGTGATTTGAAGATAATGGGAAGTACTGGTTCGCTGCGTGTTACAAGCGGCAGTTCTGAAAACTCCTATAGCGCAGCCTTTGACGTAACCGGCGGCCTTTCTGTTTTGGGCGGTAACCTTTCTGCCGACAGCGGGAACGCATACGGAAGCAGTATGGGATTTTATGTAGGAGGACCGATTAACATCAGTGGGGGAACGATAACCGCAACAGGAGATAACGCAACGAGCTCATATGGCATACGCAGTCTTAGCACCATAACGGTCACAGGCGGTACTGTAAGGGCAACGGGCAGCACTGCATCAGGCGGAAGCTATGGTATCTTTGCTATGAATACAGCTACCTTTTCCGATGGTGTAGTATATGCAAAATCTGGTGCTGCTCCGTTGTCGCATGCAGTGTATGCGGTATCAGGTATTACAGATGCCGGTATGACAGCACTTCAGAAGGACAGCAATGAGGACTACGCGCTAGCGCTAACGAAGATTGCAACGAACTATACCCATGATGCTGCTGTAGCAACAGACATCAAGATCGTTGAGACCCCGGTCAGCTATCTGCTTCAGGTTGAAGGTGGAGGTGATGGGTCGACAGAAAGTGGAAATTATATGCCTGGCACCGATATTTCCATCAGCGCAGGCACCAAAATCGGATACACCTTCAGTGGCTGGACTACCTCAGGCGGGGGCGTCTTTGACAATAGCACCCTTCCAAACACCACATTCACAATGCCTGATTCGGCTGTTACAATCACAGCAACCTGGACAGAAGTTCAGACCCCGGTCAGCTATCTGCTTCAGGTTGAAGGTGGAGGTGATGGGTCGACAGAAAGCGGAGATTATGCAGCAGGCACTGTTGTTTCCATCAGCGCAGGCACCAAAAACGGATACACCTTCAGTGGCTGGACCACCTCAGGCGGGGGCGTCTTTGACAATAGAACCCTTTCAAACACCACGTTCACAATGCCTGATTCGGCT
This genomic window from Clostridiales bacterium contains:
- a CDS encoding PIG-L family deacetylase — encoded protein: MKLNQPEAVLFIPDGQVQDHALCRTTELCIAAHQDDIEIMAYGPIVSCYGREDRWFTGVVVTDGAGSPRSGVYANYTDEEMKKIRVQEQMEAATIGKYAAQFLLAYPSSFVKDAKNDLVIKELAELIEICNPEVVYTHNFADKHDTHVAVALRVIAAIRMLSKEKRPKKVYSLEVWRGLDWLCDEDKTVFDTSSHRNLAAALLGVYDSQIAGGKRYDLAVLGRRAANATFSADHATDDSDSMSYGLDITPLIENDSLDITDFTVNFILKFKSDVINRIASFTTPNRLDGIF
- the rsmH gene encoding 16S rRNA (cytosine(1402)-N(4))-methyltransferase RsmH encodes the protein MDHEEKHQRRIRYKGTHPKKYQEKYKELQPEKYTDTVEKVIQKGSTPAGMHRSICVDEILEFLQITPGQKGLDATLGYGGHTLEMLKCLDFKGHLYAIDVDPIELPRTRARLESLGYGAEILTIRQMNFSSINQIIAESGPLNFIMADLGVSSMQIDNPERGFTFKAEGPLDLRLNPKKGTSAAERLKTISQDELEGLLRENSDEPNAKAIARAIVSEIRKGTAVATTTQLQQIIKNTLKTIPGSNSSEEIKKACQRCFQALRIDVNDEFKVLYEFLEKLPSALAEGGRVAILSFHSGEDRLVKKSFQRLYRDGVYREIAEEPIRASAEERSTNGRARSAKLRWAIKA
- a CDS encoding carbohydrate-binding domain-containing protein, with the protein product MKRGEMIMKRRLKRGLAILIALSMMLTLVPGSGMQNVYASGTDVRTDMLDLTEESVTYRTSGGLDSSADPRNTDITDTAEGWSWHYQSKTLTLEGINLITVETTALRLPENSTIVLAEDSDNTVTSTYDSDVVGEADCLGISCEGNLTIEGSGTLSVQSGNTANNYSLAIYTPNDLTISGGTINASGGAASSSSTGLYSLGTISITGGTITAEGSSEAGYSYGICSLANLSITGGTIDVSGGASSLSSVGLYCDGNMSITDGTITADGASDTGYSYGIYSVGNLSISDGIINTSGGDDTQYSMGICTTGDFSVTGGTVTAVGGVNADEVSYGILVSADLKKAITTFSGGTVSASGGDNTPYSIGICGAGDTTFTAGTIAATGNLAAEESHGIAVTAGSAIFSGSAVYAKSNADAPLAYAVFATLGITDEDMTVLQKDLESAYTQQVTKENVESFYTYLTDKGTIANDIRITEGSAAVSSKIVAGMMGAVLPGTDTITVTLAGSTFANLAQGEDVSVWFHNLPEGLSVTVGNVTSGTIELVFSGTPGTVSNETISITIPKGKLNTDSDIEVTKNSDTKFDITQEEPRKTILDLTANNVTYQKEGGGTGSGTPTSSSITNTAEGWRWYKNAEESYSENTLVLDGISLITANQIAVKLPAGSTIVLADDSENFIESIFDGTIATSGITCMGDLKIMGSTGSLRVTSGSSENSYSAAFDVTGGLSVLGGNLSADSGNAYGSSMGFYVGGPINISGGTITATGDNATSSYGIRSLSTITVTGGTVRATGSTASGGSYGIFAMNTATFSDGVVYAKSGAAPLSHAVYAVSGITDAGMTALQKDSNEDYALALTKIATNYTHDAAVATDIKIVETPVSYLLQVEGGGDGSTESGNYMPGTDISISAGTKIGYTFSGWTTSGGGVFDNSTLPNTTFTMPDSAVTITATWTEVQTPVSYLLQVEGGGDGSTESGDYAAGTVVSISAGTKNGYTFSGWTTSGGGVFDNRTLSNTTFTMPDSAVTITAAWIAITQPGGGSGRGGSSSSSQEKSDATVNGKAISAGTVKTEINSEGRTTTTFIVDAEKLNGILASEKSGVKIVLPFKDVDKGAVGRLTGEMVQAMEGKDATLIIKTDSSSYTLPASQINMKAVSKQLGANGSLADIIVSINISAPSNTMARVVENVSKEGGFTLVAPQLDYLVTCTYGGKTVNVTNFSDYVERTIAIPDGVNPSKITTGIVVSLDGTVHHVPTRVTVIDGKYYAVINSLTNSTYSVIWNPIEFADMSNHWAKAAGNNMGSRMVVNGVGNGNYEPDRNMTRAEFAAVMVRALGLAPEKGNSSFGDVASSQWYCGYIKTAAAFGIVKGYSDSAFGPSDTITREQAMTMIARAMKTTGLNAELANGEGSKLLEAYSDRAGVSAYAKDSIAQCIKTGVVSGRENNTLAPKALVTRAEVAAMAERLLQKSELI
- a CDS encoding peptidase S41, which produces MKKKADQKWLEVLDFLQYELPKRHKNLYFQMNESNYLKKIQSLRNELNRLEPPMITAEIAKIVASIGDAHTSIDIPVYYLCPLEFYWFSDGICVINTAKTDEILRYKRITHIDGVEIETVIAIMSTMISHENHSYRKAMLPKYLPAIEYLYGLKLARSVNGFTLTYENESGEGGDWFVPSCPLSQYQSQLNENRAAFPADKLPLFRKNPDRYYWMEFLKKSRTLYFKYNICKEMSEESVQSFGERLLDAVRENKLEKLVIDMRNNTGGNSTLLDPFIDALSKCDQINQQGRLFVIIGRDTFSSALLNVFSLKNKTNALLVGEPTGGKPNCYGEVLRVKLEQSGLRISYSTKYYHLIEDDHMLSLNPDVQREESIQDYIGLSDPCMEYILLSS